One genomic segment of Cystobacter fuscus DSM 2262 includes these proteins:
- a CDS encoding methyl-accepting chemotaxis protein — MERRLMQTADASPQQVFRQLNQVSLRTVTAHAVPIVYLIMVIMGFSGDEVLGTMFIIAPALLLIGAAGPYLFLNWLVSRTLREAEVSEPAEARLQRILRLPQAYEGGLIALTALGTAIYGAVPTIYYPGKNPWTIAWAIITVVLLCLLSGIHRRLKFEQVLRPHAIQEFQRHPELDLGGSGFSWPRYRWYLPYAFGLFILCALVVSFTVLGQQARPIYEQVLAQVDAAPRGQASPFLRAAVGQVIDASALPLLLLNGYLLLVATLSALSLARHLSEGARSVQASMEALAAGAPILPQWASTDEIGDLAAATARAFGKLRDFSLSLRDSAGSLKNSADQLGMSTTKQTEVLTLQASALQETQVTAQEIKETSAMATQKAENVLRQTERANEISQVGEQAIQRTLDGLKAIQGQVNEMASRIRALDERARQVGRITESVKSLADRSNMLALNAAIEAVRSGEHGKGFGVVAREIRSLADQSIKATHNVSVILEDISEAIRTTAAITEEGSAKVGTSLGEIREFGETLQQLSNIVRDNAQSVRQITTAVNQQGTGITQIFQAVSDLSTMMDQTMSQLNNSMSAVDLVRDVSHQVSNFLGNYGWQEKEKNPESR, encoded by the coding sequence ATGGAGCGCCGGTTGATGCAGACAGCAGACGCCTCACCCCAGCAAGTCTTCCGTCAACTCAATCAGGTCTCCCTCCGCACCGTGACGGCCCACGCCGTGCCCATCGTGTATCTGATCATGGTGATCATGGGCTTCTCGGGGGACGAGGTGCTCGGGACGATGTTCATCATCGCCCCCGCGCTGCTGCTGATCGGCGCCGCGGGGCCGTACCTGTTCCTCAATTGGCTGGTGTCACGCACCCTGCGCGAGGCCGAGGTGTCGGAGCCCGCGGAAGCCCGGCTCCAGCGCATCCTCCGCCTGCCGCAGGCGTACGAGGGCGGTCTCATCGCGCTGACCGCGCTCGGCACGGCCATCTACGGCGCCGTGCCGACGATCTACTACCCGGGCAAGAACCCGTGGACCATTGCCTGGGCCATCATCACCGTCGTGCTGCTGTGCCTGCTCAGCGGCATCCACCGGCGCTTGAAGTTCGAGCAGGTCCTGCGCCCCCATGCCATCCAGGAGTTCCAGCGCCATCCGGAACTGGACCTGGGCGGCTCGGGATTCTCCTGGCCGCGCTACCGTTGGTACCTGCCCTACGCCTTCGGCCTGTTCATCCTCTGCGCGCTGGTGGTGAGCTTCACGGTGCTCGGCCAGCAGGCCCGCCCCATCTATGAGCAGGTGCTGGCGCAGGTGGACGCCGCGCCCCGGGGTCAGGCCTCGCCTTTCCTGCGGGCGGCCGTGGGCCAGGTGATCGACGCCTCCGCCCTCCCGCTGCTCCTGCTCAACGGCTACCTGCTGCTGGTGGCCACGCTCTCGGCCCTGAGCCTCGCCCGGCATCTGTCGGAGGGCGCGCGCAGCGTGCAGGCCTCCATGGAGGCGCTGGCCGCGGGCGCCCCCATCCTCCCCCAGTGGGCCTCCACCGACGAGATCGGCGACCTGGCCGCCGCCACCGCCCGCGCCTTCGGCAAGCTGCGCGACTTCTCCCTGTCCCTGCGTGACTCCGCGGGCTCGCTCAAGAACAGCGCCGATCAGCTCGGCATGTCCACCACCAAGCAGACCGAGGTGCTCACCCTCCAGGCCTCCGCGCTCCAGGAGACCCAGGTCACCGCCCAGGAGATCAAGGAGACCTCCGCCATGGCCACCCAGAAGGCGGAGAACGTGCTGCGCCAGACCGAGCGGGCCAATGAGATCAGCCAGGTGGGCGAGCAGGCCATCCAACGCACCCTGGATGGACTCAAGGCGATCCAGGGCCAGGTGAACGAGATGGCCTCGCGCATCCGCGCGCTCGATGAACGCGCCCGGCAGGTCGGCCGCATCACCGAGAGCGTGAAGAGCCTGGCGGACCGCTCCAACATGCTCGCCCTCAACGCCGCCATCGAGGCGGTGCGCTCGGGCGAGCACGGCAAGGGCTTTGGCGTGGTGGCGCGGGAGATCCGCTCGCTGGCGGATCAATCCATCAAGGCCACCCACAACGTGAGCGTCATCCTCGAGGACATCTCCGAGGCCATCCGCACCACCGCGGCCATCACCGAGGAGGGCTCGGCGAAGGTGGGCACCAGCCTGGGGGAGATCCGCGAGTTCGGCGAGACGCTCCAGCAGTTGTCCAACATCGTCCGGGACAACGCACAGTCCGTGCGGCAGATCACCACCGCGGTCAATCAGCAGGGCACGGGCATCACGCAGATCTTCCAGGCGGTGAGCGACCTGTCGACGATGATGGACCAGACCATGTCCCAGCTGAACAACTCCATGAGCGCGGTGGACCTCGTCCGGGATGTGTCGCACCAGGTGTCCAACTTCCTCGGCAACTATGGCTGGCAGGAGAAAGAGAAGAACCCGGAGTCGCGCTGA
- a CDS encoding FG-GAP-like repeat-containing protein, which translates to MKTRSAIHRHVAGSGPLYGRMFAVLGMLSATGCGTTQAPEEEMTLKARPLAERCEVRPPPPGALEPELKWAWTGSAVMPEHHQVMMTPVVVDVNADGVADIVFSTFAGDTYQTDGVLRAVSGEDGHDLWAVTDPAARVKPAASLAAGDLDEDGQVEICAIPQDGRGIICFEHDGTFKFRSALAANDYNEWGGPSLADLDGDGFVEILDGNRVYDHTGTLRWVGADGMGGAQYTGPVSFAADIDQDGQQEVVNGRAIYRHDGTPLCVNTEIPHGFAAVANFDEDPKGEIVVAGRGRVSLLDDDCSLRWSVDVPGGGHGGSPTLADFDGDGALEIGLSGERAYSVLASDGTVKWSTAIQDLSSGKVGSTTFDFEDDGELEVVVTDELKLRILDAATGAVRWVIANSSGTTHENPVVANVGGDPAAELVVVSNDHAYPGTHGLRVFQGRRGWAGTRSLWNQHAYSVTNVLDDGSIPAAATSHWLHPRLNTFHANVANHFGEGPSPYAAADLVVSELSATCEGEGQVVLRARVLNQGEAPVAAGVKVAFFDAAPASGGTLLGVATVAEALPVGTSALATLSVSAPPNGPVSFFAIADDDGQGTGRDTECIESNNTTSTSLELACQLPPSNQPPVALCRDVTVRADASCQARASVDNGSYDPDHGPAPLSVSQSPDASFGPGRHAVTLIASDGAASAQCVGSVTVVDDTPPSITCPLALEAKIRLGELGVSLQYAVSSRDACGPAPVTCSIPPGTIFLPGLTKVTCTAKDASGNTASCDFGIRVSIDLSL; encoded by the coding sequence ATGAAGACGCGAAGCGCTATCCATCGTCATGTGGCAGGGAGTGGGCCGTTGTACGGGCGGATGTTCGCCGTGCTGGGGATGTTGTCCGCGACGGGGTGTGGCACCACGCAGGCTCCGGAGGAGGAGATGACGCTCAAGGCGCGCCCCCTGGCGGAGCGCTGCGAGGTGCGACCGCCGCCGCCGGGCGCCCTCGAGCCGGAGCTGAAGTGGGCGTGGACGGGCAGCGCGGTGATGCCCGAGCACCATCAGGTGATGATGACGCCCGTGGTGGTGGACGTGAACGCGGATGGTGTCGCGGACATCGTCTTCAGCACCTTCGCGGGAGACACGTACCAGACGGATGGCGTGCTGCGGGCCGTCAGCGGCGAGGACGGGCATGACCTGTGGGCCGTGACGGATCCAGCGGCCCGGGTGAAGCCCGCCGCCAGCCTCGCCGCCGGAGACCTCGACGAGGATGGTCAGGTGGAGATCTGCGCCATCCCCCAGGACGGCCGCGGCATCATCTGCTTCGAGCACGACGGCACCTTCAAGTTCCGCTCGGCCCTCGCCGCCAACGACTACAACGAATGGGGTGGCCCCTCGCTGGCGGACCTGGACGGCGATGGCTTCGTGGAGATCCTCGATGGCAATCGCGTCTACGATCACACCGGCACGCTGAGGTGGGTGGGCGCCGACGGCATGGGCGGCGCCCAGTACACGGGCCCCGTCTCCTTCGCGGCGGACATCGATCAGGACGGCCAGCAGGAGGTGGTCAATGGCCGCGCCATCTACCGCCACGATGGCACCCCGCTGTGCGTCAACACGGAGATTCCCCATGGCTTCGCCGCCGTGGCCAACTTCGACGAGGACCCGAAGGGGGAGATCGTCGTGGCGGGCCGTGGCCGGGTGAGCCTGCTCGACGACGACTGCTCGTTGCGCTGGAGCGTGGACGTTCCCGGCGGAGGCCACGGAGGCTCGCCCACGCTCGCGGACTTCGACGGAGACGGGGCGCTGGAGATCGGCCTGTCCGGAGAGCGGGCGTACTCGGTCCTCGCCTCCGACGGCACCGTGAAGTGGTCCACCGCCATCCAGGATCTCAGCTCCGGCAAGGTGGGCTCCACCACCTTCGACTTCGAAGATGACGGCGAACTCGAGGTCGTCGTCACCGACGAGCTGAAGCTGCGCATCCTCGACGCCGCCACCGGTGCCGTGCGCTGGGTGATTGCCAACAGCTCGGGCACCACGCACGAGAACCCCGTCGTCGCGAACGTGGGAGGGGACCCCGCCGCGGAGCTCGTGGTGGTCTCCAACGATCATGCCTACCCGGGCACCCACGGCCTGCGCGTGTTCCAGGGACGGCGGGGGTGGGCGGGCACCCGGAGCCTGTGGAACCAGCACGCCTACTCGGTGACGAACGTCCTCGACGATGGCTCCATCCCGGCGGCCGCGACGAGCCACTGGCTCCACCCGCGGCTCAACACCTTCCACGCCAACGTCGCCAACCACTTCGGCGAGGGACCCAGCCCCTACGCCGCCGCGGACCTCGTCGTGTCCGAGCTGTCCGCCACGTGCGAGGGCGAGGGCCAGGTCGTGCTCCGCGCACGCGTGCTCAACCAGGGCGAGGCCCCGGTGGCCGCGGGCGTGAAGGTGGCGTTCTTCGACGCGGCCCCCGCCTCGGGCGGCACGCTGCTCGGCGTGGCCACCGTGGCCGAGGCGCTGCCCGTGGGCACCAGCGCGCTCGCGACGCTCTCCGTGTCCGCCCCGCCCAACGGCCCGGTGAGCTTCTTCGCCATCGCGGACGATGACGGCCAGGGCACGGGGCGCGACACCGAGTGCATCGAGAGCAACAACACCACCTCCACCTCGCTGGAGCTCGCCTGCCAGTTGCCTCCGAGCAACCAGCCTCCGGTGGCGCTCTGCCGCGATGTCACCGTCCGCGCCGATGCCTCCTGCCAGGCCCGCGCCAGCGTGGACAATGGCAGCTACGATCCGGACCACGGCCCGGCTCCGCTCTCCGTGTCCCAGTCCCCCGATGCGTCCTTCGGCCCGGGCCGCCACGCCGTCACGTTGATCGCCTCGGATGGCGCGGCGAGCGCTCAGTGCGTGGGCTCGGTCACCGTGGTGGATGACACGCCTCCGTCCATCACCTGTCCCCTCGCGCTGGAAGCGAAGATCCGCCTCGGCGAGCTCGGTGTCTCCCTTCAGTACGCCGTCTCGTCCCGAGATGCCTGCGGCCCGGCGCCCGTCACCTGCTCGATTCCCCCCGGCACCATCTTCCTGCCCGGCCTGACGAAGGTCACCTGCACCGCGAAGGATGCGTCCGGCAACACGGCCTCGTGTGACTTCGGGATCCGCGTGAGCATCGATCTCTCGCTCTAA
- a CDS encoding endo alpha-1,4 polygalactosaminidase: MSKRLTCLISCSALLMSACQPLEGDEAWEGSGSGDTAVSTAEGAACTIPSFPKGSTWIWDLENTSLPTTINAQVYVVDLFGTTSAKIQQYKSAGKKVVCYFSAGSFENWRDDADQFPQDTYCSPGEDCNESIHIMGDWCDSSDSCEWWLDHRKQAVRDVMAARIQLAKAKGCDAVEPDNVDAYSHDDEISCTDQACWGITAADQLAYNRWLADTAHANCLGIALKNDVDQVTALAPYFDFAINEECQRYQECGVYKTSFVAQNKAVFNAEYRVDGGGDTTNWTSCTGTGSTCACGESGFASGDMRTLVFKTSNVRYNNVGITCW; the protein is encoded by the coding sequence ATGTCGAAGCGGCTGACCTGTCTGATTTCCTGTTCCGCGCTGCTCATGTCCGCGTGCCAGCCCCTGGAGGGGGACGAGGCCTGGGAGGGGTCGGGGAGCGGCGACACGGCGGTGAGCACGGCGGAAGGCGCGGCGTGCACCATCCCGAGCTTCCCCAAGGGCAGCACCTGGATCTGGGACCTCGAGAACACCTCGCTGCCCACGACGATCAACGCCCAGGTCTACGTCGTCGACCTCTTCGGGACGACGAGCGCGAAGATCCAGCAGTACAAGAGCGCCGGCAAGAAGGTGGTCTGCTATTTCAGCGCCGGCTCCTTCGAGAACTGGCGGGATGATGCCGACCAGTTTCCGCAGGACACCTATTGCAGCCCCGGCGAGGACTGTAACGAGTCCATCCACATCATGGGCGACTGGTGCGACAGCAGCGACAGCTGCGAGTGGTGGTTGGATCACCGCAAGCAGGCGGTGCGCGACGTGATGGCGGCGCGCATTCAACTGGCGAAGGCCAAGGGATGTGACGCGGTCGAGCCGGACAACGTCGACGCCTACTCGCACGACGATGAGATCTCGTGCACCGATCAGGCCTGCTGGGGCATCACGGCGGCGGATCAGCTCGCCTACAACCGCTGGCTCGCCGACACGGCCCATGCCAATTGCCTGGGCATCGCGCTCAAGAACGACGTCGATCAGGTCACCGCGCTCGCCCCGTACTTCGACTTCGCCATCAACGAGGAGTGCCAGCGCTACCAGGAGTGTGGCGTCTACAAGACCTCGTTCGTGGCCCAGAACAAGGCGGTCTTCAACGCCGAGTACCGCGTGGACGGGGGCGGCGACACCACGAACTGGACGTCGTGCACGGGAACGGGCTCCACCTGTGCCTGCGGCGAGAGCGGCTTCGCCTCGGGGGACATGCGGACCCTGGTCTTCAAGACCTCGAACGTGCGCTACAACAACGTGGGCATCACCTGCTGGTAG
- a CDS encoding OsmC family protein has product MGISKGSAQWNGGLKDGQGVMKPAHAPEAPFSLGTRFEGKQGSNPEELIGAALSGCFSMALSLGLETAGLKPTSIKTSADVQLDKQGAGFAITTIALTTEAIVPGASDEQFQKIAEETKKGCPVSKALAGTNITLKALLAR; this is encoded by the coding sequence ATGGGAATCAGCAAAGGCAGCGCGCAGTGGAACGGGGGCCTCAAGGACGGCCAGGGAGTGATGAAGCCCGCCCACGCCCCCGAGGCCCCCTTCTCGCTGGGGACCCGCTTCGAGGGGAAACAAGGGAGCAATCCCGAGGAGCTCATTGGCGCGGCGCTCTCGGGATGCTTCTCCATGGCCCTGTCGCTCGGCCTGGAGACCGCCGGCCTCAAGCCCACGAGCATCAAGACGTCCGCGGACGTGCAGCTCGACAAGCAAGGCGCTGGCTTCGCCATCACCACCATCGCGCTCACCACCGAGGCCATCGTGCCCGGCGCGAGTGATGAGCAATTCCAGAAGATCGCCGAGGAGACGAAGAAGGGCTGCCCGGTGTCCAAGGCGCTCGCCGGGACGAACATCACGCTCAAGGCGTTGCTCGCCCGCTGA
- a CDS encoding transglycosylase SLT domain-containing protein has product MSFSISSRSPSYRLPELELPKTPTFSSTPTETLPELDTSQLLNLFSDAFSTEPSSPSLGDPTGQGGGLDQLLETAKQLVQTLEQLTELLQAPEIGEQPPAGGQQPESFFQNPEGGPGGPQGGPGGPQGTNGPQGAGEAPKGQVGDWIKEAQQKLAAAGIPADKMKAEDIAKIIQHESSGDPNAINQWDDNAKKGTPSIGLMQTIQPTFDAYKLPGHDNIRDPVDNIIAGVRYAVDRYGSVSNVPGLQSMNGGGGYVGY; this is encoded by the coding sequence ATGTCCTTCTCGATCTCCTCGCGCAGCCCGTCGTACCGCCTCCCCGAGCTGGAGCTGCCCAAGACCCCGACGTTCTCCTCCACGCCGACGGAGACCCTGCCGGAGCTGGACACCAGCCAACTGCTGAATCTGTTCTCGGACGCCTTCAGCACCGAGCCGAGCTCGCCGAGCCTCGGCGATCCGACGGGGCAGGGCGGAGGGCTGGACCAGTTGCTGGAGACGGCCAAGCAGCTCGTGCAGACGCTGGAGCAGCTGACCGAGCTGTTGCAGGCGCCGGAGATCGGCGAGCAGCCGCCCGCGGGTGGGCAGCAGCCGGAGTCGTTCTTCCAGAACCCGGAGGGTGGTCCGGGCGGTCCGCAGGGTGGCCCGGGCGGTCCGCAGGGAACGAACGGTCCGCAGGGCGCGGGTGAGGCGCCCAAGGGCCAGGTGGGCGATTGGATCAAGGAGGCGCAGCAGAAGCTCGCCGCGGCGGGCATTCCCGCGGACAAGATGAAGGCGGAGGACATCGCCAAGATCATCCAGCACGAGTCCAGCGGCGACCCCAACGCCATCAACCAGTGGGACGACAACGCGAAGAAGGGCACGCCGTCCATCGGCCTGATGCAGACCATCCAGCCGACGTTCGATGCGTACAAGCTGCCCGGCCACGACAACATCCGCGACCCGGTGGACAACATCATCGCGGGCGTGCGCTACGCGGTGGACCGCTACGGCTCGGTGTCCAACGTGCCCGGCCTGCAGTCGATGAACGGCGGCGGCGGCTACGTCGGCTACTGA
- a CDS encoding DeoR/GlpR family DNA-binding transcription regulator, which produces MPPPDSSATAHLPEERRRIILERLATEGRVFAADLCGILRVSEDTIRRDLRELDEAGLLRRVHGGALPRAQAPLAHKVRAEARQSEKQALARIAAGLVRADQVLFLDGGTTMLEVARSLPRELRGTVVTVSPPVALALAEHPGLEVRLVGGRVHPQALTLVGAETVEALRQVRADLFLLGVCGLHAEAGITALHAEEAAVKRAMIQGAAETVAVLTADKLGTLAPFVVAPVQSLAALVTEAPASESTLAPFRKLNLRVMTP; this is translated from the coding sequence ATGCCGCCTCCAGACAGCTCCGCCACCGCGCATCTGCCCGAGGAGCGGCGGCGCATCATCCTTGAGCGGCTCGCGACCGAGGGCCGGGTCTTCGCCGCCGACCTCTGCGGGATCCTGCGGGTTTCGGAGGACACGATCCGGCGAGACTTGCGTGAGCTGGACGAGGCGGGCCTGCTGCGACGCGTGCATGGGGGCGCGCTCCCCCGAGCCCAGGCGCCGCTGGCCCACAAGGTTCGCGCCGAGGCACGGCAATCCGAGAAGCAGGCCCTGGCGCGGATCGCCGCCGGGCTGGTGCGCGCCGATCAGGTGCTCTTCCTGGATGGGGGAACGACGATGCTGGAAGTGGCGCGGAGCCTGCCGCGGGAGCTTCGGGGCACCGTCGTCACGGTGAGTCCGCCGGTGGCGCTCGCGCTGGCGGAGCATCCGGGGCTCGAGGTCCGGTTGGTGGGGGGTCGGGTGCACCCGCAGGCCCTGACGCTGGTGGGCGCCGAGACGGTGGAGGCGCTGCGGCAGGTGCGAGCCGACCTGTTCCTGCTGGGCGTCTGTGGACTGCATGCCGAGGCGGGCATCACCGCGCTCCACGCGGAGGAGGCGGCCGTCAAGCGGGCGATGATCCAGGGCGCGGCCGAGACGGTGGCGGTGCTGACGGCCGACAAGCTCGGGACGCTCGCGCCCTTCGTGGTGGCGCCCGTGCAATCGCTGGCGGCGCTGGTGACCGAGGCTCCCGCCTCCGAGTCCACCCTGGCCCCCTTCCGCAAGCTCAACCTCCGGGTGATGACGCCGTGA
- a CDS encoding mannosyltransferase family protein, translating to MSASARLRELGARIAFPVGLFVFSRLALWLLARVSLVLETRLYRPPFKYPGLAGLEAFCWWDCGWYVGIAQEGYTRAQATNFFPLLPLLGRLVHELTGLSLPVALVGIAQVAGLLALVVLYQLFRELADEEESRTALLLFTAYPFAFFHSVGYPESLMVLLTALAVALSLRGRHGWAGLTLGVAGLARHLSLLAGFSLLYQQLRSRGGGLRALLHRDVLALLLPPLITSLYFVYLWRTFGDPQLWWKVRAQGWGGAWAGLGDWLRGKWAPEVGLYVVVSFIPGVGALLLLRQRRWWVLAAFALPLMLVLWTVGLVGLGRYSAAVWPAFLPLGAWLARRPALRDPIILGCALFQGMLVYFFVHSYPIN from the coding sequence GTGAGCGCGAGTGCCCGGTTGCGGGAGCTGGGAGCCCGGATCGCCTTTCCCGTGGGTCTGTTCGTGTTCAGCCGCCTGGCGCTCTGGCTGCTCGCGCGGGTGTCGCTCGTGCTGGAGACGAGGCTGTACCGCCCGCCCTTCAAGTACCCCGGACTCGCGGGCCTGGAGGCGTTCTGCTGGTGGGACTGTGGCTGGTACGTGGGCATTGCCCAGGAGGGCTACACGCGGGCCCAGGCCACCAACTTCTTTCCGCTGCTGCCCCTGCTCGGACGGCTGGTGCATGAGCTCACGGGGTTGAGCCTTCCGGTGGCGCTGGTGGGGATCGCGCAGGTGGCCGGATTGCTGGCGCTCGTGGTGCTGTACCAGCTCTTCCGCGAGCTCGCGGACGAGGAGGAGTCACGCACCGCGCTGCTGCTCTTCACGGCCTACCCCTTCGCCTTCTTCCACTCCGTGGGCTATCCCGAGTCGTTGATGGTGCTGCTCACCGCGCTCGCGGTGGCACTGAGCCTGCGGGGCCGGCACGGGTGGGCCGGGCTCACGCTGGGGGTGGCGGGACTGGCGCGCCATCTCTCGCTGCTGGCGGGCTTCTCGCTGCTCTACCAACAGCTCCGCTCGAGGGGCGGGGGCCTCCGGGCGCTGCTGCACCGGGATGTGCTCGCGCTGCTGCTGCCTCCGCTGATCACCTCGCTCTACTTCGTCTATCTCTGGCGGACCTTCGGAGATCCCCAGCTCTGGTGGAAGGTGCGCGCGCAGGGGTGGGGGGGCGCCTGGGCGGGGCTGGGGGACTGGCTGCGCGGAAAGTGGGCGCCGGAGGTCGGCCTGTACGTGGTGGTGTCGTTCATCCCCGGGGTGGGAGCCCTGTTGTTGTTGCGGCAGCGCCGGTGGTGGGTGCTGGCCGCCTTCGCGCTTCCCCTGATGCTCGTGCTGTGGACGGTGGGTCTGGTGGGCCTGGGGCGTTACAGCGCCGCGGTGTGGCCGGCCTTCCTGCCGCTGGGGGCGTGGCTCGCCCGCCGTCCCGCGCTGCGCGATCCCATCATCCTGGGCTGCGCCCTGTTCCAGGGCATGCTCGTCTACTTCTTCGTGCACTCCTATCCCATCAACTAG
- a CDS encoding nucleotidyltransferase domain-containing protein, whose product MEDPILARVVDALRPVPGLAALVLGGSRGRGTAGPTSDYDIGLYYEPDAPIDVTALRSAIVPLVDDPSSTVTPLGEWGPWINGGGWLTIEGVKVDLLYRDLGRVREVIAEGRQGRFSMNYQVGHPHGFCSVIWMGEIATCQPLLDPLGRVAELKGRTWPFPEPLRDALIARFGWEVGFSIGNAELAARRSEQTHVAGCAYRALCCVAQVLFALNDRYLINEKGAVPEAATYPLTLEGLSKTQAEIWRDIGNADHASALRRLHGVSDGLRALVERAATKAS is encoded by the coding sequence ATGGAAGATCCCATTCTCGCCCGTGTGGTTGATGCGCTCCGGCCTGTCCCAGGTCTGGCCGCACTCGTGCTCGGCGGCTCGCGCGGTCGGGGCACCGCTGGCCCCACCTCCGACTACGACATCGGCCTGTACTACGAGCCCGACGCGCCAATCGATGTCACGGCACTCCGATCGGCCATCGTTCCGCTCGTCGATGATCCCTCGTCGACGGTGACCCCGCTCGGCGAGTGGGGGCCGTGGATCAACGGAGGGGGCTGGCTCACCATCGAGGGCGTGAAGGTCGATCTCCTCTACCGCGACCTCGGACGCGTGCGCGAGGTCATCGCCGAGGGGCGACAGGGCCGCTTCTCGATGAACTACCAGGTGGGCCACCCTCACGGCTTCTGCTCGGTCATCTGGATGGGCGAGATCGCCACCTGTCAGCCGCTGCTCGATCCGCTCGGCCGCGTCGCAGAGCTCAAGGGCCGGACCTGGCCATTCCCGGAGCCGCTGCGGGACGCACTGATCGCCCGCTTCGGCTGGGAGGTGGGCTTCTCCATCGGGAACGCCGAACTCGCGGCCAGGCGCTCCGAGCAGACGCACGTCGCGGGCTGCGCCTACCGGGCGCTGTGCTGCGTGGCCCAGGTGCTGTTCGCCTTGAACGACCGCTACCTCATCAACGAGAAGGGCGCCGTCCCCGAAGCCGCGACCTACCCCCTCACGCTCGAGGGTCTATCCAAGACGCAAGCCGAGATCTGGCGCGACATCGGCAACGCGGACCACGCGAGCGCACTGCGCCGGTTGCACGGCGTGTCCGACGGTCTCCGCGCGCTCGTCGAGCGAGCGGCAACGAAGGCTAGTTGA